Proteins from a single region of Paenibacillus sp. BIHB 4019:
- the coxB gene encoding cytochrome c oxidase subunit II, with protein sequence MMNRWQFFKRLAPLLALMVLVLSACGRADLSALNPQGPVAQEQFGLMKLAFSIMIGVVVIVFALCLFVIVRFRRRKGDKSIPKQVEGSHKLEIIWTVIPIILLIILGVPTVQTVFNLSKDHSNDPDAVKVIVTSHQYWWEFEYPDLGIKTAQELVIPKGKTITIEAKTADVLHSFWVPSLAGKIDTNPGGSTNKMFFSAPKEGVYLGKCAELCGPSHGLMDFKVKSVDDASFDRWAAALQEPVAMPSDPAIAAAFESKCLVCHAVGDKGGPLYPNLTGIGSRDSVGGILINTDDPKYSNEGSTYDNLHRWIENPDDVKPGNLMGKIDLTQQELDGIAKYLSELTLDYEK encoded by the coding sequence TTGATGAATCGGTGGCAGTTTTTTAAACGGCTTGCGCCGCTTCTGGCCTTGATGGTATTGGTGCTGTCAGCATGCGGACGAGCAGATCTATCCGCGCTGAATCCCCAGGGGCCCGTAGCGCAAGAGCAATTCGGATTGATGAAGCTCGCATTTTCAATCATGATCGGTGTAGTAGTGATTGTATTTGCACTTTGTTTGTTTGTCATTGTCCGTTTTCGCAGACGTAAGGGAGATAAGTCGATTCCCAAGCAGGTCGAAGGTAGCCACAAGCTAGAGATTATTTGGACCGTAATTCCTATTATTCTCTTGATTATTTTGGGTGTTCCTACCGTTCAGACCGTATTTAACCTGTCAAAGGATCATTCAAACGATCCAGATGCGGTTAAAGTAATAGTAACTTCACATCAATATTGGTGGGAATTCGAGTATCCGGATCTGGGCATCAAGACGGCGCAGGAGCTGGTTATTCCAAAAGGCAAGACCATTACAATTGAAGCGAAGACAGCAGACGTGCTTCACTCGTTCTGGGTTCCTTCCCTTGCAGGTAAAATCGATACTAATCCTGGTGGTTCAACAAATAAAATGTTCTTCTCGGCACCAAAAGAAGGCGTTTACTTGGGCAAATGCGCCGAGCTTTGCGGACCTTCCCACGGCTTGATGGACTTTAAGGTGAAATCGGTTGATGATGCCTCGTTCGACCGTTGGGCAGCAGCGCTTCAAGAGCCAGTAGCAATGCCAAGCGATCCGGCCATTGCCGCTGCTTTCGAAAGCAAATGTCTCGTTTGCCACGCTGTTGGCGACAAAGGCGGACCATTGTACCCGAACCTTACAGGTATTGGAAGCCGTGATTCCGTTGGTGGTATCCTGATTAATACAGATGATCCTAAGTACTCCAATGAAGGTTCCACTTATGACAATCTTCATCGTTGGATCGAAAATCCTGATGATGTCAAACCAGGCAATCTGATGGGCAAGATCGATCTGACGCAGCAAGAGCTTGATGGTATTGCGAAATACTTATCGGAATTAACATTGGACTACGAAAAATAG
- a CDS encoding GntR family transcriptional regulator: MWLPIQINEQSAEPLYYQIEVQLRALIVSGQLAEGMLLPSIRELAQSLKCSVITVRRVYQDLESEGLLRTRQGTGTYVAAVEQDDRDRYRLVAVVEAFEIAITAGQRVKCSREELEQIFREQLEKRFKDNV, encoded by the coding sequence GTGTGGCTGCCGATTCAAATAAATGAGCAAAGCGCCGAGCCGCTTTATTATCAAATAGAAGTACAGCTGAGAGCATTAATTGTCAGCGGGCAATTAGCCGAAGGGATGCTGCTCCCCTCCATTAGGGAGCTGGCGCAGTCGCTGAAATGCAGCGTCATTACGGTGCGCCGGGTTTATCAGGATCTGGAGTCGGAAGGGCTGCTGCGAACGAGGCAGGGGACGGGAACCTACGTTGCGGCCGTTGAGCAGGATGATCGAGATCGTTACCGCTTGGTGGCAGTCGTGGAAGCATTCGAGATTGCAATCACAGCAGGACAGCGGGTTAAATGCTCACGCGAGGAGCTGGAACAGATTTTTCGCGAACAGCTGGAGAAGCGTTTTAAAGATAACGTTTAG
- the ctaD gene encoding cytochrome c oxidase subunit I, which translates to MDWLTTVDHKKIGILYLIAGGFFFLVGGLEALLIRIQLWKPLNDFVSADTYNELITMHGTTMIFLAAMPMLFALMNAVVPLQIGARDVAFPFVNALGFWTFFFGAVLLNVSWFTSTGAPAAGWTAYAPLSGPAFSTGHGMDYYVLGLQIAGIGTLIGGINFLVTIINMRAPGMTFMRMPMFTWASFITSALILFAFPALAVGLAALMFDRVFDANFFDPNNGGNAVLWEHIFWIFGHPEVYILILPAFGVISEVISTFSRKRLFGYSSMVFATILIGFLGFMVWAHHMFTTGLGPVANALFSIATMLIAVPTGIKIFNWIFTMWGGSIKFTSANLYAVGFIPTFVMGGVTGVMLAAAPADFQYHDTYFVVAHFHYVIVGGLILGIFSGLHYWWPKMFGRVLNETLGKWTFWMFYIGFHLTFFIQHFLGLLGMPRRIWTYLDGLGFNEMNLISTIGAIMMGIGTIMFFLNVVITNAKPQNAADDPWEDGRTLEWTIPSPPPEYNFKQTPLVRGYDAYWKEKMDGHKGMTPAEPIGSIHMPSPSILPFTMSLGLFITGFGLMYSRDWTFITEHIGFYVAGLGLLITFGSMFLRSVYDDHGFHIEPEELEDKGVKA; encoded by the coding sequence ATGGACTGGTTAACAACGGTTGACCACAAAAAAATCGGTATTTTATATTTGATCGCCGGCGGTTTTTTCTTTCTGGTCGGTGGTTTGGAAGCACTTCTTATTCGGATTCAGCTTTGGAAGCCGCTAAATGATTTCGTTAGTGCGGATACATACAATGAGCTGATTACTATGCACGGTACGACAATGATCTTCTTGGCTGCGATGCCGATGCTATTTGCTTTAATGAACGCGGTCGTGCCGCTGCAAATCGGCGCACGCGACGTTGCTTTTCCTTTTGTAAATGCACTTGGCTTCTGGACGTTTTTCTTCGGAGCCGTATTATTGAATGTCAGCTGGTTTACAAGCACAGGCGCGCCAGCTGCCGGCTGGACGGCTTACGCACCACTTTCGGGGCCGGCGTTCAGTACTGGCCATGGGATGGATTATTATGTCCTAGGTCTCCAGATAGCGGGTATTGGTACGCTTATTGGGGGGATTAACTTCCTGGTAACGATCATTAATATGCGCGCACCTGGCATGACCTTCATGCGGATGCCGATGTTTACATGGGCTTCGTTCATTACGTCGGCGCTTATCTTGTTCGCTTTCCCTGCACTTGCTGTAGGTTTGGCTGCACTGATGTTCGACAGGGTATTCGATGCCAACTTCTTCGACCCTAACAATGGCGGTAACGCTGTACTATGGGAGCATATTTTCTGGATTTTCGGACACCCTGAAGTGTATATTCTCATCCTGCCTGCCTTTGGTGTTATTTCCGAGGTAATCAGTACATTCTCGCGTAAACGCCTTTTCGGTTACAGCTCGATGGTATTCGCGACAATTCTGATCGGCTTTTTGGGCTTCATGGTATGGGCGCATCACATGTTTACGACGGGTCTGGGGCCTGTAGCTAACGCATTGTTCTCAATAGCAACGATGCTGATTGCAGTGCCAACAGGTATTAAAATCTTCAACTGGATCTTTACAATGTGGGGCGGCTCGATCAAGTTTACGAGCGCTAACTTGTATGCCGTTGGTTTTATTCCGACCTTCGTAATGGGCGGCGTTACAGGCGTTATGCTTGCAGCTGCGCCAGCGGATTTCCAGTATCACGATACGTATTTCGTAGTTGCGCATTTCCACTACGTTATCGTCGGCGGTCTGATTTTAGGTATTTTCTCCGGTCTTCACTACTGGTGGCCTAAAATGTTCGGTCGCGTGTTGAATGAAACGCTTGGAAAATGGACGTTCTGGATGTTCTACATCGGTTTCCATTTGACATTCTTTATTCAGCATTTCCTCGGTTTGCTTGGTATGCCTCGTCGTATTTGGACGTACCTCGACGGCCTTGGATTTAATGAAATGAACTTGATCAGTACAATTGGTGCAATCATGATGGGTATTGGTACAATTATGTTCTTCCTGAACGTAGTTATCACTAATGCAAAACCACAAAATGCAGCAGATGATCCTTGGGAGGATGGCCGTACGCTGGAATGGACCATTCCATCGCCGCCTCCAGAATATAACTTTAAGCAAACTCCGCTTGTTCGCGGCTACGATGCTTATTGGAAAGAGAAAATGGATGGACACAAAGGCATGACGCCTGCTGAGCCAATTGGCTCAATCCATATGCCATCTCCTTCTATTCTGCCGTTCACAATGTCGCTTGGCTTGTTCATTACAGGCTTTGGCCTGATGTATTCGAGGGATTGGACGTTTATTACAGAACATATTGGTTTCTATGTTGCCGGTCTGGGCCTGTTGATTACGTTCGGAAGCATGTTCCTTCGCTCGGTATATGATGATCATGGTTTCCACATTGAGCCGGAAGAGTTGGAAGACAAGGGGGTTAAGGCATGA
- a CDS encoding cytochrome C oxidase subunit IV family protein, producing the protein MASNHSTAEEQQRPVRHNSEGPKKHIIAFIFSILLTLVAFAAVAAGEINKSFIYIIIMGCALLQVFVQMAFWMHMKDRGHVFATVGILMGVFIAFTAFIMAEYWVWW; encoded by the coding sequence ATGGCAAGCAATCACTCGACAGCTGAAGAACAGCAGCGTCCAGTTCGCCACAACTCAGAGGGACCAAAGAAGCACATTATTGCGTTCATTTTCTCCATATTGCTGACACTCGTAGCATTTGCTGCGGTAGCGGCTGGCGAAATCAATAAAAGCTTCATCTACATCATTATTATGGGTTGCGCTTTGCTCCAAGTGTTCGTACAAATGGCATTCTGGATGCATATGAAAGACCGCGGTCACGTTTTTGCTACGGTCGGCATTCTTATGGGTGTATTTATTGCTTTTACAGCCTTCATTATGGCTGAATATTGGGTTTGGTGGTAA
- a CDS encoding FMN-dependent NADH-azoreductase: MSTVLFVKANDRGLDQAVSVKLYQAFLDTYKETHPNDNVTELDLFQEELPYLNADMINGKFKAARGYELTPEEQAAVNVSSKYIDQFLAADKVVFGFPLWNLTIPAVLHTYIDYIYEAGKTFKYTEQGPVGLIPDKKVALLNARGGVYSEGPAAAAEMSLNYIRNIMQFFGVTNFEIVVAEGHNQKPNEAEAIVAYAIEEAKAAAARF, translated from the coding sequence ATGAGTACTGTACTTTTTGTAAAAGCAAATGATCGTGGTTTGGACCAAGCAGTGAGCGTGAAGCTCTACCAAGCTTTCCTGGATACTTACAAAGAGACACATCCAAATGATAACGTTACGGAACTGGATTTGTTCCAAGAAGAGCTTCCGTATTTGAATGCCGATATGATTAACGGTAAATTTAAAGCGGCGCGCGGTTATGAGCTGACACCTGAGGAGCAGGCGGCAGTTAATGTTTCCAGCAAATATATTGATCAATTTCTTGCTGCGGACAAGGTCGTTTTCGGTTTTCCACTATGGAACCTGACGATTCCAGCTGTGCTGCATACGTATATTGACTACATTTACGAAGCAGGCAAAACGTTCAAATATACCGAGCAAGGTCCGGTTGGACTGATTCCTGATAAAAAAGTTGCTCTGCTGAATGCAAGAGGCGGGGTGTACTCCGAAGGTCCAGCAGCGGCAGCTGAAATGTCCTTGAATTATATCCGCAATATTATGCAATTTTTCGGCGTGACGAATTTCGAAATCGTTGTTGCAGAAGGCCATAACCAAAAGCCGAATGAAGCAGAAGCGATTGTTGCCTATGCGATTGAAGAAGCCAAAGCAGCAGCAGCGCGCTTCTAA
- a CDS encoding cytochrome (ubi)quinol oxidase subunit III, with amino-acid sequence MSTHSHAEGHLPHEPEKATLEGRNKVLGFWLFLGGETVLFGTLFSAFLALRHQVLDGPQPNELFKLSLVAAATAILLTSSLTSVFAIQALHNHNVKALINWLIVTVVLGLGFLGLEIYEFYHYVHEGHGFTTSAFSSSFYTLVGFHGAHVAFGIFWISSIIGQLMKKGLTVVTAPKVYVAGMYWHFIDVVWVFIFTVVYLMGKVV; translated from the coding sequence ATGAGTACACATTCACATGCAGAGGGGCATCTTCCTCATGAGCCCGAGAAAGCCACTCTTGAGGGCCGCAATAAAGTATTAGGTTTCTGGCTATTTCTTGGCGGTGAAACGGTTTTGTTCGGAACGCTGTTCTCGGCGTTCCTTGCCCTTCGCCACCAAGTGCTTGACGGACCACAGCCGAACGAGCTGTTCAAGCTTTCGCTCGTTGCAGCTGCAACTGCAATTTTGCTTACATCAAGCTTGACTAGCGTATTTGCTATCCAAGCGCTGCATAATCATAATGTAAAAGCTTTAATCAACTGGTTGATCGTAACCGTTGTGCTTGGACTTGGATTCCTGGGACTCGAAATTTATGAGTTTTACCACTATGTGCATGAAGGACATGGCTTTACGACAAGTGCGTTCAGTTCTTCCTTCTATACGTTAGTCGGATTCCACGGCGCCCACGTTGCGTTCGGTATTTTCTGGATTTCCAGCATTATCGGACAGTTGATGAAAAAAGGCCTTACAGTTGTTACAGCTCCTAAAGTGTATGTTGCAGGAATGTACTGGCACTTTATCGACGTAGTTTGGGTATTTATCTTCACCGTCGTTTATTTGATGGGAAAGGTGGTCTAG
- a CDS encoding GAF domain-containing sensor histidine kinase encodes MSREIRADELAALKEIAEMLNSMNDMKVMLNAVLVKLLEVTSFTTGWIFLLDEHSDSICAAAQNLPSTLAANDNAAMCGEGCWCTESYRQNKLNRAVNIIECSRIVYAAEYNAGDRGGLTHHATVPLKAGAESFGLLNAAQAGKEFFSNEELALLQAVAYQIGTAIKRIRLYQAQERNALLYAKLGDVITRIHAVQDISQLPLKAVEHISAAFDWPQIALFVYEQDNLSLRAYYDGEQTREGWQQLNCGNGGVVADAFHHNRLIVVADSKEEAVVPLTAKGLKAFTSAAAIPLRRGSCPFGVLFISSNDSGQFDHYHEEFMYALGEHLTLSIDNLRVNEQRRELARMEERIRMARDLHDSVMQKIFSLSFIAKGAEKILGGKEPIVERSLQEMASLSQETLREMRTLIWQLHPAGLENGLLPALKQYGERMDLVVHAEAEGLKELPRALEEGLWRIGQEGLNNIRKHSGAEAAYIRLVKSEREVTLEIEDHGRGFTPKQLQGQTMGMLSMRERAEALGGEFIIHSEMGQRTVIRASIPLAAEEGG; translated from the coding sequence TTGTCCAGAGAGATTCGCGCAGATGAGCTGGCGGCGCTCAAGGAAATTGCGGAGATGCTCAATTCGATGAATGATATGAAGGTTATGCTAAATGCGGTGCTGGTGAAGCTTCTTGAGGTGACCAGCTTTACGACGGGCTGGATCTTCTTGCTTGATGAGCATTCAGACAGCATATGTGCGGCCGCGCAAAATCTCCCCTCAACCCTTGCAGCCAACGATAATGCAGCGATGTGCGGAGAAGGCTGCTGGTGCACCGAAAGCTACCGCCAAAACAAGCTGAATCGTGCGGTCAACATTATTGAATGCTCACGAATTGTATATGCAGCGGAATACAATGCTGGCGATAGAGGCGGCTTGACGCATCATGCGACGGTGCCGCTGAAGGCAGGCGCGGAGAGCTTTGGATTGCTGAATGCTGCGCAGGCGGGCAAAGAATTTTTTTCAAATGAGGAGCTTGCCCTGCTGCAGGCGGTTGCCTACCAGATAGGCACAGCGATTAAGCGTATTCGCCTATATCAGGCACAGGAGCGAAATGCGCTGCTCTATGCGAAGCTTGGCGATGTCATTACGCGTATCCATGCGGTGCAGGACATTAGCCAGCTGCCCTTGAAAGCGGTTGAACATATTAGCGCTGCTTTCGACTGGCCGCAAATTGCTTTATTCGTCTATGAGCAGGATAATCTCTCGCTGCGTGCCTATTATGACGGGGAGCAGACGAGGGAAGGCTGGCAGCAGCTCAATTGTGGAAACGGGGGAGTTGTGGCCGACGCTTTTCACCATAATCGTCTCATCGTTGTTGCAGACAGCAAGGAGGAAGCGGTCGTCCCGCTAACAGCGAAAGGTCTAAAGGCATTCACATCGGCCGCAGCGATTCCGCTGCGAAGGGGCAGCTGCCCCTTCGGTGTTTTGTTCATTAGCAGTAACGATAGTGGGCAATTCGATCATTATCATGAAGAATTTATGTATGCCCTCGGTGAGCATTTGACGCTCAGCATAGATAATTTGAGAGTAAATGAGCAGCGCCGGGAGCTAGCCCGTATGGAGGAACGAATCCGAATGGCACGGGATTTGCATGATTCGGTGATGCAAAAAATATTTTCGCTGTCTTTTATCGCCAAAGGGGCAGAAAAGATTCTCGGCGGGAAAGAGCCGATCGTGGAACGCTCGCTTCAGGAAATGGCCAGCTTGTCGCAGGAAACACTCAGGGAGATGCGGACGCTTATTTGGCAGCTGCATCCCGCTGGTCTTGAGAATGGCCTGCTGCCTGCGCTTAAGCAGTATGGCGAAAGAATGGACCTTGTCGTACATGCAGAGGCGGAAGGGTTGAAGGAGCTGCCCCGTGCGCTTGAAGAAGGGTTATGGCGGATTGGCCAAGAAGGGCTTAACAACATTCGGAAGCATTCAGGTGCAGAAGCTGCCTATATTCGGCTTGTGAAATCAGAGCGTGAAGTAACGCTGGAAATCGAGGATCATGGCCGGGGCTTTACCCCAAAACAACTGCAGGGACAGACGATGGGGATGCTGTCTATGCGCGAAAGAGCAGAGGCGCTTGGAGGTGAGTTTATCATTCATAGCGAGATGGGGCAGCGAACCGTCATTCGGGCGAGCATACCGCTCGCTGCAGAGGAGGGAGGGTGA
- a CDS encoding DUF420 domain-containing protein produces the protein MDWYFILPTISTSFIVISAILVAIGWALIIKRKVEAHKKVMIAAAIAAIIFFIIYSSRTIVVGNTTWGGPDSMHLYYVVFLIFHITLATVAAVFGITTLVLGFKSKYAKHRKWGRVTSIIWFFTAITGVIVYVLLYLLYPGGHTKPMIDAIFGL, from the coding sequence TTGGATTGGTATTTTATTCTCCCTACAATAAGCACATCATTTATCGTTATTAGCGCGATTCTGGTTGCGATTGGTTGGGCACTGATTATTAAGCGTAAAGTTGAGGCGCATAAGAAAGTGATGATCGCAGCTGCAATTGCAGCCATCATCTTCTTTATTATTTACTCCTCACGAACAATAGTTGTCGGCAATACGACATGGGGCGGACCTGACAGCATGCATCTCTATTATGTTGTCTTTCTGATTTTCCATATTACGCTTGCGACGGTAGCAGCGGTATTCGGCATTACGACACTCGTGCTAGGCTTCAAGAGCAAATATGCCAAGCATCGCAAATGGGGCCGCGTGACGTCGATTATCTGGTTTTTCACAGCGATTACGGGCGTTATCGTTTATGTCCTGCTGTATTTATTATATCCAGGCGGCCATACGAAGCCGATGATTGATGCTATATTTGGTCTATAA
- a CDS encoding YhcN/YlaJ family sporulation lipoprotein: MPKKRMFYALLCSALLVCSSTACNYEQRVQDSDYDYGSRQAGDPKMLGSKMYGTTTNNPHQHDNAFFEYSNTLSKKVTNLNGVAAANVMLTDKNAYVGIVLDWTAVGTRGAGGNREQLNGGKPEDAYNTSRVSPLEDNRLLVKPYQSYFSVNDHNELSPELKQTIATRIRELAPMVQEVHISANMDFVNKLNDYAVESWGGRSLTPHVDAFNTLVKYQFVGGQEMPKPITSKKTP, from the coding sequence ATGCCAAAAAAACGAATGTTTTATGCATTGTTATGCAGCGCCCTCCTCGTATGCTCATCGACTGCCTGCAACTACGAGCAGCGGGTACAGGACAGCGACTACGATTATGGCAGCAGGCAAGCTGGCGATCCCAAAATGCTGGGCAGCAAAATGTATGGAACGACGACGAACAATCCGCATCAGCATGACAATGCTTTTTTCGAATACAGCAATACGTTGTCTAAGAAGGTGACCAACTTAAATGGCGTGGCCGCGGCGAACGTCATGCTGACCGACAAAAATGCTTATGTCGGCATCGTGCTTGATTGGACCGCTGTCGGTACAAGAGGGGCTGGAGGCAATCGGGAGCAGTTGAACGGCGGAAAGCCAGAGGACGCCTATAACACGAGCCGTGTCAGCCCGCTTGAGGACAATCGGCTGCTCGTCAAGCCTTATCAGTCGTATTTCTCGGTCAACGACCACAATGAGCTGTCCCCGGAGCTTAAGCAAACGATCGCCACGCGTATTCGCGAGCTTGCCCCGATGGTGCAGGAGGTGCACATATCCGCCAATATGGATTTCGTGAATAAGCTGAATGATTATGCAGTGGAGTCGTGGGGAGGACGATCACTGACCCCGCATGTGGATGCTTTCAACACTTTGGTGAAATATCAATTCGTCGGCGGCCAGGAAATGCCCAAGCCAATTACTTCCAAAAAAACACCATAA
- a CDS encoding ABC transporter ATP-binding protein, which produces MSNDIAIRIQEVELRRERFQLGPLSLEVPKGCVTAIVGPNGSGKSSTFRMLLNLIKPDKGELSLLGHSIADQKDTGWKNKIGYVPELFGSHENKLRASDKTDFVRKWYPNWDINLYREILRMFEVDDSIKLGKMSKGTRRKYEFALVLAHHPELLLLDEPSSGFDPLAWRSMMSFLHNYMNDGQRTILMASHIVDEVKRLADYIVFMAQGRILGMYEKDELLSSWHMFYVSGSELVGKDVKSIPGKCMVEDAGGGNLRIVTRQAMETERWCEREHIAIMGRKALDLDDILAVLIEQDRQHIRA; this is translated from the coding sequence ATGAGCAACGATATTGCGATTCGTATACAGGAAGTAGAGCTGCGGCGTGAACGGTTTCAGCTTGGCCCTCTTTCATTGGAAGTACCGAAGGGCTGCGTTACTGCAATTGTCGGCCCGAATGGTTCAGGCAAAAGCTCGACCTTTCGGATGCTGTTGAATCTAATTAAGCCGGATAAAGGCGAGCTGAGCTTGCTCGGCCATTCAATCGCAGACCAGAAGGATACCGGATGGAAAAATAAAATCGGTTATGTGCCAGAGCTGTTCGGCAGCCATGAGAATAAGCTGAGAGCTTCGGACAAGACGGATTTTGTGCGAAAATGGTACCCGAATTGGGATATAAACCTTTATCGTGAAATTTTGCGGATGTTCGAGGTCGATGATAGCATTAAGCTCGGCAAAATGTCCAAAGGGACGCGGCGCAAGTATGAATTCGCGCTTGTGCTCGCCCATCATCCCGAGCTGCTGCTGCTCGACGAGCCTTCCTCGGGCTTCGATCCGCTAGCCTGGCGCAGCATGATGAGCTTTTTGCACAACTATATGAATGATGGCCAGCGAACGATTCTCATGGCATCCCACATTGTGGATGAAGTGAAACGGCTTGCAGATTATATTGTCTTTATGGCACAGGGCCGAATACTAGGCATGTATGAGAAGGATGAGCTGCTCAGCAGCTGGCATATGTTTTATGTGAGTGGCAGCGAGCTTGTAGGCAAGGATGTGAAGAGCATCCCCGGAAAATGTATGGTGGAAGATGCAGGGGGCGGCAATCTGCGAATCGTTACCCGGCAGGCAATGGAAACCGAGCGCTGGTGCGAGCGGGAACATATCGCGATTATGGGACGGAAGGCGCTTGATCTGGATGATATTTTGGCGGTATTGATTGAACAGGACAGACAGCATATTAGAGCTTGA
- the ctaG gene encoding cytochrome c oxidase assembly factor CtaG, whose protein sequence is MLGLEYFSFEELWTPWYMFGTIAVIILYFYLNGPWREKHAPLEASATGKQRFMFVVSAILYYLCNGGPLNFLGHLMFTFHMFNMSISYLIVPPMLILSIPAFMWRKLFASKKWRSLNFLMNPILSLLLFNLLFSFYHVPVIHDFVMTHYTIHRIYYFVMLIAAIMMWWQIACPVPEWNRLTDLKKMAYVFANGILLTPACALIIFASTPLYAIYNDPNVWVLAMGYCVSGDPSRLLTMFDGPQFFNLMEVVEDQQLGGIVMKLLQELMYGIILAYIFKQWYKRERKEDDLPNTNTGTA, encoded by the coding sequence ATGCTTGGCCTGGAATATTTCAGTTTTGAAGAGTTGTGGACCCCATGGTATATGTTCGGTACAATTGCTGTAATCATTTTGTATTTTTATTTGAACGGACCATGGCGGGAGAAGCACGCACCGCTTGAGGCGTCTGCAACAGGCAAGCAGCGGTTTATGTTTGTTGTTTCGGCTATTCTCTATTATTTGTGCAATGGCGGGCCGCTTAATTTCCTGGGACATTTAATGTTTACCTTCCATATGTTCAATATGTCGATTTCTTATCTCATTGTGCCGCCGATGCTTATATTATCGATACCCGCATTTATGTGGCGCAAGCTGTTTGCTTCGAAAAAATGGCGTTCACTCAACTTTCTAATGAATCCTATTTTATCGCTGCTGCTGTTTAATCTCTTATTTTCTTTTTACCATGTACCAGTCATACATGACTTTGTCATGACCCACTATACGATTCACCGTATCTATTATTTTGTTATGCTAATTGCTGCGATCATGATGTGGTGGCAGATTGCATGTCCTGTGCCGGAATGGAATCGCCTGACGGATTTGAAGAAGATGGCGTATGTTTTCGCGAATGGCATTTTGCTGACTCCCGCGTGCGCCTTAATTATATTTGCAAGCACTCCCTTATATGCGATTTACAATGATCCCAACGTATGGGTGCTGGCGATGGGCTACTGTGTATCAGGTGATCCATCGAGGCTGCTTACGATGTTTGACGGTCCTCAATTTTTCAATTTAATGGAAGTGGTAGAGGACCAGCAGCTAGGCGGCATTGTCATGAAGCTATTGCAAGAGTTGATGTACGGGATTATACTGGCGTATATATTCAAGCAATGGTACAAGCGTGAGCGTAAAGAAGACGATTTGCCGAATACCAATACAGGTACGGCGTAA
- a CDS encoding response regulator transcription factor → MKIKLLLVDDHQIVLKGIAFFLNLQPDFEIVGEAANGKEAVEKAAELQPDMILMDLQMPVMDGIEASRIIAEQHPAIKVLVLTSFSDRGHIVPALQTGAIGYMLKDVAPDQLAEAIRSAYKGNIQLHPDISGVLIGGGTPAGRFERTEDRLLHPPLPLQSEPDSTRVKSDQLAFTSLTPREIEVLRQLMKGKSNKEIARALVVAEKTVKTHVSSILSKLDVTDRTQAALRGIHYLGPES, encoded by the coding sequence ATGAAAATTAAGCTTTTACTCGTTGACGATCATCAAATTGTTTTGAAGGGCATTGCCTTCTTTCTGAATTTGCAGCCGGATTTTGAAATTGTCGGCGAGGCAGCCAACGGGAAGGAAGCAGTGGAGAAAGCGGCCGAGCTCCAGCCGGATATGATCTTGATGGACTTGCAAATGCCTGTCATGGATGGCATAGAGGCAAGCCGAATCATTGCCGAGCAGCACCCGGCGATTAAAGTGCTGGTGCTGACCAGCTTCTCCGACCGCGGCCATATTGTTCCTGCTCTTCAGACGGGGGCGATTGGGTATATGCTGAAGGATGTCGCACCGGATCAGCTGGCGGAGGCGATACGCAGCGCTTATAAAGGCAATATTCAGCTGCATCCTGATATTTCCGGCGTGCTCATCGGGGGTGGGACACCAGCTGGACGGTTTGAAAGAACAGAGGATCGTTTATTGCATCCACCGCTCCCATTACAGTCGGAACCTGATTCAACGCGCGTTAAGTCAGATCAATTAGCCTTTACATCGCTAACGCCTCGTGAAATAGAGGTGCTTAGGCAGCTGATGAAAGGGAAAAGCAATAAAGAAATTGCCCGGGCATTAGTCGTTGCCGAAAAAACAGTCAAAACCCATGTCAGCAGCATTCTTAGCAAGCTGGATGTAACCGATCGAACACAAGCCGCGCTGCGCGGCATTCATTATTTGGGCCCAGAGTCGTAA